The nucleotide sequence GCATAAATTGACATTGTGGCAATAATTTGCTTGGATGCTCTATTTATCTGTTTTCAATGCAAGATATTCACTAAATTCTGtttatccttttcttttggtCGGTATCTGAATGACAGGTTCCCCGAGGGGCTACTGCTTCAGTATGTTTCAAGACCGGGATTGCTCACCTTGAGCAGAACCAACTTCCTGATGCATTATCCTGTTTTGATGAGGCCTTTCTAGCACTGGCTAAGGACCAGTCTCGTAGTGCCGATATCAAAGCTCAAGCAACCATATGTACTCAATACAAGATAGCTGTTACTCTTCTTCAGGTACGGACATACTGTTGAAATCCAGACAAGTAAAACCACCTGTGACTGCTTAAGGCTTCAGCACCTCAGTCGTGGACCTTTACTTTGTTCATCCTTGTTGCTTCAGATTTTAATATGCTTTGGTTTTATACCCTCTAGAAAATATCTGGTAACTGGTGTCCTAGAAATTAAAACCTGGGTTCTGTTGCTGGAAATTGAGTAGATTCGACTGTTCAGAGtttcaaccaggtagcttttgGTGTCCTTTTACGAATTATGATATTAGAGGTGTGGGCAGGGCCGCAGGGGTCATGGGTACATAAAAGACAACCACCATTGGTGTAAAACCTATTAATAGTGTGATACTGTGCTGCTACTCGTAAAATATGTGTTTTTCTATTTGGGCTTCAATGTTGAACTGCTTGACCCATATTTTGGAGTTTTAAGATTGGATTTACGATCATCTTTAAAAAATGGTTTAAGTTGCTCTCTATCATCCGATACATGTGCAAACTGGTTTAGAAAAGATGCCATCAGTTCTTTGTAAATGAATTTCTTTTTGCTTGCCATATGATGCTAGCCAGGTCTACGTCCATGAATCGTACGAGGTAAAAACTTAGCAACTCTAAACCATGACCGTGAACTTGCCTGAATTGTGTGGGTTTAGATTGCCTCGTTTGACCAAAACTAGTTGAACACGAACCCCAGTGTGAGCAAATTCACTGGCTGTGTATGGtttaaatattttcaattttgtgcAGATGCTACGCAACTTAACATGATTTAACTGTAACATTGATGAACAAAACCTGCTAGTCTGCCTGAAATATCTATTTTATGGCTTTGGGTGATCTTTTGTCAGTTCCCCAGATATCAGCTCAACTTTAACCTGATGCATGAGTTCAGAACTTAGTTCAAAGTATGATAGCGACAATCTGATATAACCTGACATTGTCATGCCCTTGAGAATACCCTTTAAAACTGAAATAATATGCCAATAATGAGTTTGTGAAAACTCCATTTAACCTGTAGCTGTGGTGGACACCCTTGTCCAGTGCGCTTGATCTGTGTGGACACACTTGTGCGGTGGGCTTGATATGTATAACTTATAatctttaacttgtagtccaGTTAATGCACAGCTTGATCCTGAGATGTGAATAATCAACCTAATTCATATGTTATACTATGTATCAGTGGCTTTGTTTACTTCAGGTAACTTGACGATTTTAGTTCCTTGATTGTGGAGCCTTTTGAGTTATGCATTAAACCTTGGAGCTTGTAGTATTTCAGTCCTCACTTAATTGTTTTAACACTATTTTTGAGTTCACAACTCGGTGATTCTGCTGCAGGAAATTCTTCGGCTGCAGAGAGTCCAAGGCGCCAATGCTATTAGTGCAAAAGATGAGATGGCGAGACTGTCACGACATTTGAGCTCCTTGCCTCTTCAGGCAAAGCATCGAATAAACTGCATTCGAACTGCCATTAAGAGAAACATGGAGGTGCAGAATTATGCTTATGCCAAGCAGATGCTTGAGCTCCTTTTGTCCAAGGCTCCTACGAGTAAGCATGATGAATTGAGAAGTCTGATTGACATGTGCGCTCAGAGGGGCGTGTCCAATAGGTCCATTGATCCGCTGGAAGATCCCTCCCAGTTTTGTGCGGCCACACTTAGCCGTCTCTCAACAATTGGATACGATGTTTGCGATCTCTGTGGGGCAAAATTTTCTGCCCTCTCAACTCCTGGATGCATCATCTGTGGTATGGGAAGCATTAAAAGATCAGATGCACGTGCAGGTCCTGTTCCTTCACCATTTGGCTGAGGTCTAAGCATGGACTATTTTGCTGGCATAACTTTCTGGTTTCCTATTACCCTGATGAAGCCTCAATATTGAGTAGTCCAATGTACACCCCATGCATGTTCGATGCAAATTTTAGTGTCTTATCAGGTATATAGTGTAATTATTTTTTCGTTTgtatttttttccatttatttttctcctcATGTTTGTTATACTATCGGTTGACATTAATATTTATGCGCTTCTTTTGCTGCATGAAGGTCTGATAAATCCTGTTTCTGGTTCACGGTATTGTTGTCCTAGCCTCGGGTTTGAATCAAAACCTGGATGTTCTGGAATTAGTTGAAGCATTGGTTGCTTTCAGCAGTGTGTGTATTTATCATTGTTGGGTGTAATTGAGATATTTTTGTTGCCCATAAAGCTGGGTGATTGTAATTAAGTTGAACACTCATCCGAACCAACATGAAGTTCTTAATGCTGATTGTGGAGCAACCTTACTTTCATGTACCTGAAGTAAAAACATTGCTGACCATGTTACAGATGATATGGGTCACATTTCTTTCTCGTGTGGGGGTATGTTTACCAGAATACTTGAAAGCGCTTTGCTTTTTTCGCCCTCGTGGAAGGTATGGCGGCACTATGCCTGGACCCATCAAACTCAATCTGCCTCTTGATTTTATTGACATGGAAGAAATGTGGGGAACCCAGGTGTTCCACTCTGCACAGTTGTAAGCTTGGGTGGATTCATATCATTCATTGTacgtgttttctttttcttagttGGCCTTATTTACCTATTTCATACGTCAGGATGACGTCACCTCCATAATCAATCTTACAGTTGGATGGATTGTCTCTGGAAATTTTAGCGACAGCCCAAGATTTTCTCGTCATTTTGTGTGGACTCAGATGTCTCTCCAACATAAGTAGAAATAAGACACAGAGAAATCTTAGTCACTGATCCACCTGAAAGAAAATGGCCACTTGTGCTCTTATCCAAAACCAATCTCATTATTCATCCCCAATTGTATAGAAAGGCCCAACATTTTTTATGTACTATTGTATCTATAGACTCACAACTCCACTGTGGATGGAACAATGTCTTAAGGGACAACTTCTCAGCGGTGTAAAAGCATCCTGAAACTAAAATCATATGGCATTACTTGTACAAAGTGGGTGAGAGGTTCTCTTCCCCTACTTTCAATGCATTTGAGTGCTTCATCTCTGAGTTCATCAGGTAGCTGCAGGCAGACCCAATCAAGCAATGAATCCAAGTCCTTTGCAAAGTCCAGTAAGTACCAATCCAGCAGCTTAGGGATTATCAGCTTATTTGACTTTGAAATGGTAACTGCAGCCTGTAAATAGTCTCTCTTTGCCACTTCCAACTCATTTTCAACTTGAGAGGCTGTGTATACCCTCACCTACAGTTTCACAACATTAACTTTGGTCTCAATGCATATGAAATTGGAAATGGATTGTCAAAACAAGCTCCTTAGTAATCaagttagcttttggaaatgCATCGATGAACGGTTAAGTTGTCCAAATCAGCCAAATTGAAGTTCTGACTGTTAAAAGATGAGAACAGGCTTACAGCAGGGGAGGACCAGCTTCCGCATGAAAGtgcaaatgtaaccaatggttCCGAAAACTCCAATCCAAACATGTTACGCGCTTTCAACTCATCATTTTTTGCAGCTTTGGGACATGTCTATCATTAGAAGAATGGAGCATGGTTTCATAAATAATAGAATCATGGAAGAAAAACTGTTTTGGAAGCAAAATTAAAACACGACGTTAGGATGAAAGCAAAACTTACAAATTTCAAGTGATAAGGCAACCTCAAGATGAAATGCTCGATTGTAATTGCATTCACCAAGTGTCCACCCACAAGCATTGTTGCCTTCAGGAAGACATAATCAAAGTTAGTCAAATAAATGTAGAATCCTTGGTTGACACCATAAAATATGGAATATTTCTTCTTGACAATTGTCAAGCCACTCTTACATTTTAAGTAGACTGTGTGTGAGAATTGGTGTCTATGAAATCTATACTACAAACAGTTCCGGCTCACGGATGTGTCCAGAAGTCTAAATTTGAATGCAACTTTTAACTTCTAAAATTAAGAGTGcacagaagtctaagttgcaagtgtaTCTCAAAATGTATAGTGATAGTAACAAATTAACCAAGGCAGAAGCAGAAAGAGTACGGATAAAGTTCATCAATTGAGAATATTTTGTCATTGTGGCAAATGAATAGATAGATATACCTTCTGCATCAAAGCAACCACCATTTCAGGAGTCTCAGGTACCCCATGCTCCAAAATTGCCTAACATCATGATAATTCAGAAATGTAAGCCTCTTGCTCATGCGTTTCCAGTTTCCACACAGTAAAATGACTAAGGGAAATGCACAATTTCTAAGCTACAAAAAACAAGTGAATCCTACAAAGAGAACATTCCAAGATCTGACAATAAAATGTTATCTATGTGAGTAAGCATTCTTAATCTTTGTTTCAACACATAGAACCTCTTATACACAACCAGGTCAGAGATGCATCTTACGTTCATCGTGCAGGAATTATAGGCATTTATCCAGAACGCAAGTTTCTGCTGATGGCCAAGGCCCTCTAAGTTGACAGTTGAAAGCTTCCCAAGTAAGAACCTGGAAATTATATAAAGACAAGCCAAACAGGCATAGACATCACAAACCCAATTGCCAGTATCAAGCACCAGAAATAACACAAGTGAGAAACCATGAGCAAAAAACTTACTTTAGTCTCTGGATCAGAAATAAAGCATTTGTCTTTCGGTTGACATCTATCGAACTAGCTTCAACTGCAAAGAGATGCTTATACTGACCAATATCTCTCCTTTTGCATTCATTATGGACACCATAAGGATCTCGAAATTCTGTTTCCTTTTCATTCTCCTGAGAAGACTGAGAGGGGAAAACCCCCAATTCTATTGCTTTGCCCTTGAATGTACCAAGTCTCAGAAAAATGCTTGCCAAGCACTTGACAATATCTTCAGATAACTTGTTCGGCTGGATGTCATCTTCTGATGCTCTATCATTTGAACCACCAGCATAGCTCTCTTGCGCTCTTTCTTGGTCTACTATTCTGCATTCTAGCTGAACATTCGAACAAAATCACAGACTATATTAAAGTGAATATCCACAATCAAATAGTAATTCACAACCAACAATGTTATTAAGTAAGAACCTGCAATTTTGAAGGATCTGCACATTTCTCAGCCAATTCATTCTTAATCGGAATTCTCTTCACAGGTGTAACAACTTTTCCGGCTTTTTTCTCAGGAGATTGCTTATCCTTCACCGAATTACAACATGATTGGTTCTCCTTTCCACGTCCATCTTCCATAAGAGATAAAGAGGAATTGGGTCTCCCAGAAACTTGTTTACCATTTGACGGCCTATTAATCCCAGTTCGATCAGATATGGTGGTATCTGAGGCAAATAACTTTCTGCTTGAAGTACATCTGCCAAGAGATGGTTGAGGTCTTGCTGTAAATGTTGCTGAACTGACCTCATTTTGCGACAGTGATCTTGATCGTGCATGTTTGGAAGTTCTAACTGGGGACTGGTCAATTGCATCACTCAAATTCTCTGCATTCCTCTTGGAGGAATTGTAGACAGCTTCTTGATAGAGCCCTTGCCGAAAATTTACAACCTGCTCTTCAAGTCTAACAACCTCCTCTTCTAAAACAGCTACTTCAGCAAGCAGCTCTAATGTCTAGAACAAACCAAATTACGATCAGCATTACTCTTTAACGAAGTTAAACGTACACATAGATATACATCAAGAACAGAAGCATCAATCATACTGACATATGGAGGGAGGTAAGGAGGTAGACGAGGTAGAGATCCCAAAGGCCTGGTAAAAGCTCTCTCTAGTGCTctgtggacattttcttcatgtCTGAGCTTCTTCTTTAGCTTGTCGACCTGGGAATTTGATAGCATGACAATCAAGTTATAAGACATTGTGCCCATGATGGTATATAAACAAAACATACGGAATTTGTATACAAAGGGGAAATGTGAGTACATCTTGTAGCAAAGCCAATTTCCTTTCCCTATTTGATCGACGCCGATTTGTTGCAGTTTTTTGGGCACTACCAATTGTGCTCCCTTGAATCTCcatcttctccttctttgagaattcaatatcaaacataacaagTAAattacaaagaacaaaaaacagtCAAAAAAGcaaatttattcttttcttgAGGGGAATAAAGAAACCCAATCCAGATATAGATCTAAAGCGCATACTTTTTTCCGGAACAGAATCAGATTAACAATCTGCAATTATATCGAATCCTCCAGAACAAGAAATCAGAACCGAGACATTACTGAAGCATTTGTCCGAGTAAGCTGCTTCACTTCGAAATCAATTTGAAATTCCATTTCGGATTCCCATTAAATAGGACTAATGGCTTAAttcccataaaaaaaatttaagaaaatttaAGAAACCCATCTCCAAATTCTTGCAGAtaagaacaaacaaacaaaatctgAGGAAACCCAAAAAGATAAAGATGTAAAGAGAGTAAAGTAAGTTACTTTACTGTCATGATTTAAAGGAGCTTTCATGGCCTGAATC is from Tripterygium wilfordii isolate XIE 37 chromosome 14, ASM1340144v1, whole genome shotgun sequence and encodes:
- the LOC120014049 gene encoding uncharacterized protein LOC120014049 isoform X1 encodes the protein MNTRVRAAIQAMKAPLNHDSKKEKMEIQGSTIGSAQKTATNRRRSNRERKLALLQDVDKLKKKLRHEENVHRALERAFTRPLGSLPRLPPYLPPYTLELLAEVAVLEEEVVRLEEQVVNFRQGLYQEAVYNSSKRNAENLSDAIDQSPVRTSKHARSRSLSQNEVSSATFTARPQPSLGRCTSSRKLFASDTTISDRTGINRPSNGKQVSGRPNSSLSLMEDGRGKENQSCCNSVKDKQSPEKKAGKVVTPVKRIPIKNELAEKCADPSKLQLECRIVDQERAQESYAGGSNDRASEDDIQPNKLSEDIVKCLASIFLRLGTFKGKAIELGVFPSQSSQENEKETEFRDPYGVHNECKRRDIGQYKHLFAVEASSIDVNRKTNALFLIQRLKFLLGKLSTVNLEGLGHQQKLAFWINAYNSCTMNAILEHGVPETPEMVVALMQKATMLVGGHLVNAITIEHFILRLPYHLKFTCPKAAKNDELKARNMFGLEFSEPLVTFALSCGSWSSPAVRVYTASQVENELEVAKRDYLQAAVTISKSNKLIIPKLLDWYLLDFAKDLDSLLDWVCLQLPDELRDEALKCIESRGREPLTHFVQVMPYDFSFRMLLHR
- the LOC120014049 gene encoding uncharacterized protein LOC120014049 isoform X3; amino-acid sequence: MTKEKMEIQGSTIGSAQKTATNRRRSNRERKLALLQDVDKLKKKLRHEENVHRALERAFTRPLGSLPRLPPYLPPYTLELLAEVAVLEEEVVRLEEQVVNFRQGLYQEAVYNSSKRNAENLSDAIDQSPVRTSKHARSRSLSQNEVSSATFTARPQPSLGRCTSSRKLFASDTTISDRTGINRPSNGKQVSGRPNSSLSLMEDGRGKENQSCCNSVKDKQSPEKKAGKVVTPVKRIPIKNELAEKCADPSKLQLECRIVDQERAQESYAGGSNDRASEDDIQPNKLSEDIVKCLASIFLRLGTFKGKAIELGVFPSQSSQENEKETEFRDPYGVHNECKRRDIGQYKHLFAVEASSIDVNRKTNALFLIQRLKFLLGKLSTVNLEGLGHQQKLAFWINAYNSCTMNAILEHGVPETPEMVVALMQKATMLVGGHLVNAITIEHFILRLPYHLKFTCPKAAKNDELKARNMFGLEFSEPLVTFALSCGSWSSPAVRVYTASQVENELEVAKRDYLQAAVTISKSNKLIIPKLLDWYLLDFAKDLDSLLDWVCLQLPDELRDEALKCIESRGREPLTHFVQVMPYDFSFRMLLHR
- the LOC120014049 gene encoding uncharacterized protein LOC120014049 isoform X2, translated to MNTRVRAAIQAMKAPLNHDSKEKMEIQGSTIGSAQKTATNRRRSNRERKLALLQDVDKLKKKLRHEENVHRALERAFTRPLGSLPRLPPYLPPYTLELLAEVAVLEEEVVRLEEQVVNFRQGLYQEAVYNSSKRNAENLSDAIDQSPVRTSKHARSRSLSQNEVSSATFTARPQPSLGRCTSSRKLFASDTTISDRTGINRPSNGKQVSGRPNSSLSLMEDGRGKENQSCCNSVKDKQSPEKKAGKVVTPVKRIPIKNELAEKCADPSKLQLECRIVDQERAQESYAGGSNDRASEDDIQPNKLSEDIVKCLASIFLRLGTFKGKAIELGVFPSQSSQENEKETEFRDPYGVHNECKRRDIGQYKHLFAVEASSIDVNRKTNALFLIQRLKFLLGKLSTVNLEGLGHQQKLAFWINAYNSCTMNAILEHGVPETPEMVVALMQKATMLVGGHLVNAITIEHFILRLPYHLKFTCPKAAKNDELKARNMFGLEFSEPLVTFALSCGSWSSPAVRVYTASQVENELEVAKRDYLQAAVTISKSNKLIIPKLLDWYLLDFAKDLDSLLDWVCLQLPDELRDEALKCIESRGREPLTHFVQVMPYDFSFRMLLHR
- the LOC120014049 gene encoding uncharacterized protein LOC120014049 isoform X4; this encodes MTEKMEIQGSTIGSAQKTATNRRRSNRERKLALLQDVDKLKKKLRHEENVHRALERAFTRPLGSLPRLPPYLPPYTLELLAEVAVLEEEVVRLEEQVVNFRQGLYQEAVYNSSKRNAENLSDAIDQSPVRTSKHARSRSLSQNEVSSATFTARPQPSLGRCTSSRKLFASDTTISDRTGINRPSNGKQVSGRPNSSLSLMEDGRGKENQSCCNSVKDKQSPEKKAGKVVTPVKRIPIKNELAEKCADPSKLQLECRIVDQERAQESYAGGSNDRASEDDIQPNKLSEDIVKCLASIFLRLGTFKGKAIELGVFPSQSSQENEKETEFRDPYGVHNECKRRDIGQYKHLFAVEASSIDVNRKTNALFLIQRLKFLLGKLSTVNLEGLGHQQKLAFWINAYNSCTMNAILEHGVPETPEMVVALMQKATMLVGGHLVNAITIEHFILRLPYHLKFTCPKAAKNDELKARNMFGLEFSEPLVTFALSCGSWSSPAVRVYTASQVENELEVAKRDYLQAAVTISKSNKLIIPKLLDWYLLDFAKDLDSLLDWVCLQLPDELRDEALKCIESRGREPLTHFVQVMPYDFSFRMLLHR